In Thermoanaerobaculum aquaticum, a genomic segment contains:
- the rpsD gene encoding 30S ribosomal protein S4 → MARYTGPVCKLCRREGMKLFLKGERCFKEKCAVERRAYAPGEHGKRRNKMQPYGLQLREKQKVRRVYGVLEAQFRRYFEEAARQKGVTGENLLRLLELRLDNVVYSLGFASSRAQARQLVRHGHILVNGRKVNIPSFSVKPGMEIALREKMRSNLFVQEALETAQARGVPPWLELDAENFKGKVLALPTRSDIRTPVQEQLIVELYSR, encoded by the coding sequence GTGGCAAGGTACACAGGACCGGTTTGCAAGCTTTGCCGGCGGGAAGGCATGAAGCTCTTCCTCAAGGGGGAGCGGTGCTTTAAGGAAAAGTGCGCGGTGGAGCGGCGGGCTTACGCCCCTGGGGAGCACGGGAAGCGCCGCAACAAGATGCAGCCCTACGGCCTGCAGCTGCGGGAAAAGCAAAAAGTGCGTCGCGTTTACGGCGTGCTGGAGGCCCAGTTCCGGCGCTACTTTGAAGAGGCGGCGCGGCAAAAGGGCGTCACCGGCGAGAACCTGCTCCGCCTGTTGGAGCTGCGCCTGGACAACGTGGTGTACTCGCTGGGCTTTGCGTCTTCCCGGGCCCAGGCCCGGCAGCTGGTGCGACACGGGCACATCCTGGTCAACGGGCGGAAGGTCAACATTCCGTCGTTCTCCGTGAAGCCGGGCATGGAAATCGCGCTGCGCGAGAAGATGCGCTCCAACCTCTTCGTTCAGGAAGCGCTGGAAACCGCCCAGGCCCGGGGCGTGCCCCCGTGGCTGGAGCTGGATGCCGAAAACTTCAAGGGGAAGGTCCTGGCCCTGCCCACCCGCAGCGACATCCGCACGCCGGTACAAGAGCAACTGATCGTCGAGCTGTACTCGCGGTAA
- a CDS encoding DNA-directed RNA polymerase subunit alpha, with protein sequence MRTLEIVKPQSVEFDRKASTTTYGVFTAQPFERGWGVTVGNALRRILLSSIEGAAVTAVRINGVAHELDSVPGLVEDVTDFILNLKRVPLRLHSGVKTTATISVTGPGTITAADIKAGSELEVVDQSVYLGQLSEKTKLEAELIIERGRGWVPSEERRDEERGIGFIPVDASFSPVRKANFRIEPARVGQATDYEKLILEIWTNGAITPHTALVEAAQLLSEHLAIFGTQAPLAAAAAGGAAGKLGQGIEVLELAKATETALRNAGILTLRDLVARTEDELLELPRLGKTAVSAIKKALDREGLALGMPVSGA encoded by the coding sequence ATGAGAACCTTGGAAATTGTTAAGCCCCAAAGCGTGGAGTTTGACCGCAAGGCCTCCACGACCACCTATGGGGTTTTCACAGCACAGCCCTTTGAGCGCGGCTGGGGGGTGACGGTGGGCAACGCCCTCCGTCGCATCCTGCTGTCGTCCATTGAAGGTGCGGCGGTGACCGCGGTGCGCATCAACGGCGTGGCTCACGAGCTGGACAGCGTCCCCGGCCTGGTGGAGGACGTCACCGACTTCATCCTCAACCTCAAGCGGGTGCCGCTGCGGCTGCACTCGGGGGTGAAAACCACCGCCACCATTTCCGTCACCGGCCCGGGAACCATCACCGCTGCCGACATTAAGGCCGGCTCCGAGCTGGAGGTGGTGGATCAAAGCGTGTATCTGGGCCAGCTTTCGGAGAAAACCAAGCTGGAGGCCGAGCTCATCATTGAGCGCGGGCGCGGGTGGGTCCCTTCGGAGGAGCGGCGGGATGAGGAGCGGGGCATTGGCTTTATCCCTGTGGATGCTTCCTTCTCACCGGTGCGGAAGGCCAACTTCCGCATTGAGCCGGCCCGTGTGGGGCAAGCCACCGACTACGAAAAGCTGATCCTGGAAATTTGGACTAACGGCGCCATCACCCCACACACTGCCCTGGTGGAAGCGGCGCAGCTCCTTTCCGAGCATCTGGCCATCTTTGGGACTCAGGCGCCGCTGGCAGCAGCGGCGGCGGGCGGAGCTGCCGGGAAGCTGGGGCAGGGGATTGAGGTCCTGGAGCTCGCCAAGGCCACGGAAACGGCCTTGCGCAACGCCGGCATTCTCACCCTCCGCGACCTGGTGGCACGCACCGAGGATGAGCTTCTGGAGCTGCCGCGGCTGGGTAAAACCGCCGTGAGCGCCATCAAAAAGGCCTTGGACCGCGAGGGGCTGGCCCTGGGCATGCCCGTTTCGGGCGCGTAA
- the rplQ gene encoding 50S ribosomal protein L17 gives MRHNRAGRKLGRVSEHRRALFRNQLLSLIKHERIITTLPKAKELRPIAERMVTLGRKNSVHARRLVNRWISDRDLIKKLFSEIAPRFATRPGGYTRIVKLGPRKGDGAELAILEFVDYKLPEAKKAKEAKEEKAKEKSA, from the coding sequence ATGCGACACAACCGCGCTGGCAGAAAGCTCGGCCGCGTTTCCGAACACCGGCGGGCCCTGTTCCGCAACCAGTTGCTTTCGCTTATAAAGCACGAGCGCATCATCACCACCTTGCCCAAGGCCAAGGAGCTTCGGCCCATTGCCGAACGCATGGTGACCTTGGGGCGCAAGAACTCGGTTCACGCCCGTCGTTTGGTGAACCGCTGGATTTCCGATCGGGACCTCATCAAGAAGCTGTTTTCGGAAATCGCCCCCCGCTTTGCCACCCGCCCCGGCGGTTACACCCGGATTGTGAAGCTCGGACCTCGCAAGGGCGATGGGGCCGAGCTGGCCATCCTGGAGTTCGTGGATTACAAGCTGCCGGAAGCCAAGAAGGCCAAGGAAGCGAAAGAAGAAAAGGCCAAGGAAAAGAGCGCCTAA